A DNA window from Stutzerimonas stutzeri contains the following coding sequences:
- a CDS encoding DUF4105 domain-containing protein, whose translation MIRPCAWLLASCLGLGSVIAHADLRLVLDTRDLQPEQRAASQALLDEAIAALPPRLLQSLDREVRVQWRNDLPEQAYGRAGGNRLELNRRLLSALTDGSAASDKTNRPHGTVRRELLATVVHEVAHLYDRARLWSPSQHLLQGQCRQRASNLGQIGLPDHCRGQIDRRFTLSDDPRLLDLAGWPQRVGKRGLRELDNAQLARSPDPYELTSPLEFVAVNLEYFLLDPSYACRRPSLHRYLREHFGWAPEHAADCTDEYPFLNAGREFGRTPLLSLDPARVYEVDYLFAEANDAWVSRWGHSMLRLVICAPGREPGPDCRLDLEHHLVLSFRAFVDDVQLSSWDGLTGVYPSRLFILPLGQVIDEYTKVELRGLASVPLKLQRKEIRALVERSAELHWSYDGDYYFLSNNCAVETLKLLRSGTARDELITLDSIMPNGLLEVLIHRGLADASVLDDPREALRLGYRFDSYRDRYQAMFAVLKERLGLPQQSVEQWLELSAAERQPWIDRADLRAAAALLLVEQAALRRQLLLAQDELKNRYLGGRGRDATLNKADGALQEILANSGYLSRPAELLDGQGYGLPQPSEWTRLERESEQRQLRLNQLSEELDQEVRLLLGDERREELEATEVNLAQIGKHLRGLHKAGGGLELP comes from the coding sequence GTGATCCGCCCATGCGCCTGGCTGTTGGCGAGCTGCCTGGGTCTGGGCTCGGTCATCGCTCATGCCGACCTGCGCCTGGTGCTCGATACGCGCGACCTGCAACCCGAGCAACGCGCCGCCAGCCAGGCGCTGCTGGACGAAGCCATCGCCGCCTTGCCGCCACGGCTGCTGCAGAGCCTCGACCGCGAGGTTCGCGTGCAGTGGCGCAACGACCTGCCAGAGCAAGCCTATGGACGCGCCGGTGGCAATCGCCTGGAACTCAATCGCCGCCTGCTGTCGGCACTGACCGACGGCAGCGCCGCCAGCGATAAGACCAATCGTCCCCACGGCACGGTACGCCGCGAGCTGCTCGCCACCGTCGTTCACGAAGTGGCGCATCTCTATGACCGTGCTCGCCTGTGGTCGCCCAGTCAGCACCTGCTGCAGGGCCAGTGCCGTCAGCGCGCCAGCAATCTCGGGCAGATTGGCCTGCCGGATCACTGCCGAGGGCAGATCGACCGCCGCTTCACCCTGAGCGACGATCCACGCTTGCTCGACCTGGCTGGCTGGCCGCAGCGCGTCGGCAAGCGCGGCCTGCGTGAGCTGGACAATGCTCAGCTAGCACGCAGCCCTGACCCTTACGAGCTGACCAGCCCGCTGGAATTCGTGGCGGTAAACCTTGAGTACTTCCTGCTCGATCCCAGTTACGCCTGTCGCCGCCCATCCCTGCATCGCTACTTGCGCGAGCACTTCGGCTGGGCGCCGGAACATGCTGCCGATTGCACAGATGAATATCCGTTTCTGAATGCCGGCCGCGAGTTCGGCCGCACGCCACTGCTGAGCCTCGACCCCGCGCGCGTCTATGAAGTCGATTACCTGTTCGCCGAAGCCAACGACGCCTGGGTCAGCCGCTGGGGCCACAGCATGCTGCGCCTGGTGATCTGTGCACCGGGTCGCGAGCCCGGTCCTGATTGCCGACTGGATCTGGAGCATCATCTGGTGCTGTCATTTCGCGCCTTCGTCGATGACGTGCAGCTTTCCAGCTGGGACGGCCTGACCGGCGTCTATCCATCACGGCTGTTCATCCTGCCGCTGGGCCAGGTGATCGACGAATACACCAAGGTGGAGCTGCGCGGGCTGGCTTCGGTGCCGCTGAAGCTGCAGCGCAAGGAGATCCGCGCACTGGTCGAGCGCAGCGCCGAACTGCACTGGAGCTACGACGGCGACTACTATTTCCTGTCCAACAACTGCGCGGTAGAAACCCTCAAGCTGCTGCGCAGCGGCACGGCGCGCGACGAACTGATCACGCTGGATAGCATCATGCCCAACGGGCTGCTGGAAGTGCTGATCCACCGAGGCCTGGCCGACGCCAGTGTGCTCGACGATCCGCGTGAAGCGCTGCGTCTGGGCTATCGCTTCGACTCCTACCGCGACCGCTACCAAGCCATGTTCGCCGTCCTCAAGGAACGCCTCGGCCTCCCGCAACAGAGCGTTGAACAATGGCTGGAACTCAGCGCCGCCGAGCGCCAACCCTGGATCGACCGCGCCGACCTGCGCGCCGCCGCCGCCCTGCTACTGGTCGAACAGGCCGCCCTGCGCCGCCAGCTACTCCTTGCCCAGGACGAACTGAAGAACCGCTACCTCGGCGGCCGCGGCCGGGACGCCACGTTGAACAAAGCCGACGGCGCCTTGCAGGAAATCCTCGCCAACAGCGGCTACCTCAGCCGCCCGGCCGAACTGCTCGACGGCCAAGGCTACGGCTTGCCACAGCCCAGCGAATGGACCCGCCTGGAACGCGAAAGCGAACAACGCCAACTGCGCCTGAATCAACTGAGCGAGGAGCTGGACCAGGAAGTGCGTTTGCTACTGGGGGACGAGCGGCGGGAGGAGCTGGAGGCGACGGAGGTCAATCTGGCTCAGATCGGCAAGCATCTGCGCGGGTTGCACAAGGCTGGGGGTGGGTTGGAGTTGCCGTGA
- a CDS encoding DUF1127 domain-containing protein — MDRTLPRLYVVDRARRNWQQILQTLLRWHRNSRTRQQLAQLDERQLADVGISHSMRATELEKPFWR, encoded by the coding sequence ATGGACCGCACACTGCCCCGTCTCTATGTAGTCGACCGCGCCAGGCGCAATTGGCAGCAGATACTGCAAACGCTGCTCCGCTGGCATCGCAACAGCCGTACCCGCCAGCAGTTGGCGCAGCTCGACGAGCGTCAGCTGGCTGACGTCGGCATCAGCCACAGCATGCGCGCGACGGAGTTGGAGAAACCGTTCTGGCGCTGA
- a CDS encoding AraC family transcriptional regulator → MSRKGQGNLLQRSIPTMDALPRPLFARSESLAERTTTPRHSHPWAQLSYAISGVLRVHTDRGRFLAPPQRAILIPPGLLHEVISSPHTEMRSLYVDYRVVAWASAHCQVLAVSPLLRELIRAFGVLPAEYDEQGADGRLAAVLLDQLRAAPAIGYSLPWPSDDRLRKVCEALYEQPDLSLSLKQWSERLQVSEKTLTRQFQRDTGLSFRAWRQRLRLLSALPLLEQGQPVTDVALACGYESTSAFIAAFSQQFGSTPGALSRLPRQ, encoded by the coding sequence ATGTCGAGAAAAGGACAAGGCAACCTCCTGCAGCGCAGCATTCCAACCATGGACGCGCTGCCGCGGCCGCTGTTTGCACGCAGCGAGTCTCTGGCCGAGCGCACCACCACGCCGCGGCACAGCCATCCCTGGGCGCAGCTGTCGTACGCCATCAGCGGCGTGCTGCGGGTGCACACCGACCGCGGCCGTTTCCTTGCGCCACCGCAGCGCGCCATCCTGATTCCGCCGGGTCTGCTGCACGAAGTCATAAGCTCGCCGCACACCGAGATGCGCAGCCTATACGTCGATTACCGCGTCGTGGCCTGGGCGTCCGCGCATTGCCAGGTGCTCGCGGTCAGCCCATTGCTGCGAGAGCTGATCCGCGCCTTTGGCGTCCTGCCGGCAGAGTACGACGAGCAAGGTGCCGACGGCCGTCTGGCTGCGGTGCTGCTGGACCAGCTGCGTGCGGCGCCGGCAATCGGCTATTCCTTGCCCTGGCCCAGCGATGATCGGCTGCGCAAAGTCTGTGAAGCGCTCTACGAGCAACCCGACCTGTCGCTCAGCCTGAAGCAATGGAGCGAACGCCTGCAGGTGTCGGAGAAAACACTGACGCGCCAGTTCCAGCGCGACACCGGTCTCAGCTTCCGCGCCTGGCGCCAGCGTTTGCGCCTGCTCAGCGCTCTTCCCCTGCTGGAACAGGGCCAGCCGGTCACCGATGTCGCGCTGGCCTGTGGCTACGAATCCACCTCGGCATTTATCGCCGCCTTCAGCCAGCAGTTCGGGTCCACCCCGGGTGCTCTTTCGCGCCTACCGCGCCAGTAG
- the tssI gene encoding type VI secretion system tip protein TssI/VgrG: protein MFAPANQAHFTLSLEGVEHDFKVLEFQGREAISQPYRFDLELVSERPDLDLESLLHRPAFLAFAPDGSGIHGLVHQAAQGESGKRLTRYRLTLVPQLAYLAHRTNQRIFQYLSVPQIVAQVLEEHGVQADAYRFQLGPVIYPAREYCVQYDESDLHFIQRLCEEEGIHYHFEHSAAGHVLVFGDDQTVFPKLAATAYQQDSGLVADQPVIKRFGLRLETRTSRVTRRDYDFEKPRLTMEAAFHRDFQPDLEDYDYPGRFTERARGKHLSQRALERHRHDYELAKGESDQPRLASGHFLPLGEHPRTDWNQLWLLTEVLHEGKQPQVLEESVTSHVDSGDGFVQGYRNHFTATPWDIPFRPALKHPKPKVLGSQTAVVTGPPGEEIHCDEYGRVKVQFHWDRHGQADDKTSCWLRVSSSWAGDRYGGIAIPRVGMEVLVTFLEGDPDQPLVTGCLYHKEHQVPYDLPANKTRTVFKTLSSPGGGGYNELRIEDRKGAEQIYVHAQRDWDENIEHDQKIRVGHERHDTVQANSYSEFKAEEHRTTHADRKTEIRANDHLTVGSRQHLKIGTGQFIEAGNEIHLSSGLKVVLEAGSELTFKAGGSFIKLDASGITMVGPLIRVNSGGNPGKGSGAAPILSGKVKPADADKAGELLVPAQRQALLRATPRCEICERANQEAEA, encoded by the coding sequence ATGTTCGCCCCAGCCAACCAGGCCCACTTCACGCTTTCCCTCGAAGGCGTCGAGCACGACTTCAAGGTGCTCGAATTCCAGGGTCGCGAGGCCATCAGCCAGCCCTATCGCTTCGACCTGGAACTGGTCAGCGAGCGCCCCGATCTGGATCTGGAAAGCCTGCTGCATCGCCCGGCTTTCCTCGCCTTCGCGCCGGATGGCAGCGGTATTCATGGGCTGGTGCATCAGGCCGCCCAGGGTGAATCCGGCAAGCGCCTGACCCGCTACCGCCTCACGCTCGTGCCGCAGCTGGCGTATCTCGCCCATCGCACCAACCAGCGCATCTTCCAGTACCTCAGCGTGCCGCAGATCGTCGCCCAGGTGCTTGAGGAGCACGGCGTCCAGGCCGACGCCTACCGCTTCCAGCTCGGCCCGGTGATCTACCCCGCGCGTGAATACTGCGTTCAGTACGACGAATCGGACCTGCATTTCATCCAGCGTTTGTGCGAGGAAGAAGGTATCCATTACCACTTCGAGCACAGCGCGGCCGGCCATGTGCTGGTCTTTGGCGACGACCAGACGGTCTTTCCCAAGCTCGCCGCCACCGCCTATCAGCAGGACAGCGGCCTGGTCGCCGACCAGCCGGTGATCAAACGCTTCGGCCTGCGCCTGGAGACCCGCACCAGCCGCGTCACGCGCCGCGATTACGATTTCGAGAAGCCGCGCCTGACCATGGAGGCCGCCTTCCATAGGGACTTCCAGCCCGACCTCGAAGACTACGATTACCCCGGCCGCTTTACTGAGCGCGCCCGCGGCAAGCACCTCTCGCAACGCGCTCTGGAACGCCACCGCCATGACTACGAGCTGGCCAAAGGCGAAAGCGACCAGCCACGACTGGCGAGCGGGCACTTCCTCCCGCTCGGCGAACACCCCCGCACCGACTGGAACCAGCTCTGGCTGCTCACCGAAGTGTTGCACGAAGGCAAGCAACCGCAGGTGTTGGAAGAATCAGTCACCAGCCATGTCGATAGCGGTGACGGCTTCGTTCAGGGCTACCGCAACCACTTCACCGCCACCCCCTGGGACATCCCCTTCCGCCCGGCTCTGAAGCATCCGAAGCCGAAGGTTCTCGGCAGCCAGACCGCCGTGGTCACCGGTCCTCCCGGCGAAGAAATCCACTGCGATGAGTACGGTCGCGTCAAAGTCCAGTTCCACTGGGACCGCCACGGCCAGGCCGACGACAAGACCAGCTGCTGGCTGCGCGTTAGCTCCAGCTGGGCCGGCGACCGCTACGGAGGCATCGCCATTCCGCGGGTCGGCATGGAAGTGCTGGTGACCTTCCTCGAAGGCGACCCCGATCAGCCCTTGGTCACCGGCTGCCTCTACCATAAGGAACACCAGGTCCCCTACGACCTGCCGGCGAACAAGACTCGCACGGTGTTCAAGACCCTGAGCTCCCCAGGCGGTGGCGGTTACAACGAACTGCGCATCGAAGACCGCAAGGGCGCCGAGCAGATCTATGTCCACGCCCAGCGCGACTGGGACGAGAACATCGAGCACGACCAGAAGATCCGCGTCGGTCACGAACGCCACGACACGGTGCAAGCCAACAGCTACAGCGAATTCAAAGCCGAAGAACACCGCACCACCCACGCTGACCGCAAAACCGAGATCCGCGCCAACGACCACCTCACTGTCGGCAGCAGGCAGCACCTGAAGATCGGCACCGGGCAGTTCATCGAGGCGGGCAATGAAATTCACCTCTCCAGCGGCCTCAAGGTGGTGCTCGAAGCGGGCAGCGAACTGACCTTCAAAGCTGGCGGCAGCTTTATCAAGCTCGATGCCAGCGGCATCACCATGGTCGGGCCTTTGATCAGGGTGAACTCGGGGGGAAATCCGGGGAAAGGTTCGGGTGCGGCGCCGATATTGTCGGGGAAGGTGAAGCCGGCGGATGCGGACAAGGCGGGCGAGCTGTTGGTACCTGCTCAGCGGCAGGCGCTGTTACGAGCGACGCCACGGTGCGAAATCTGCGAGCGAGCCAACCAGGAAGCCGAAGCATGA
- a CDS encoding T6SS effector BTH_I2691 family protein, translating to MSTTTSDKTLQQAKRNQAFENKPANASGQCPLKAGEIAIHPVRYAIDESPARGSAQGQNPLPNGWNTGHLPKLKTRSYTLRQLRDGWLYVWDETDRMLHEYQVKGHQFIRHQWGGAQLGKDERNNPGASKPYLLYPKRSRLLIAYSPVQWTWRLCEKMRSNPQEQKRWMRALNLPQYCTQMQAAHAAAIREIGSAVADILAGGEAPTFKSCLVAANKDDTSRPCKPPIDQALILGSVPDQDSALFIALDDPMAIVDDLAMNLQGRWLELVAADKQHANKINSATVIQGLCGVKLDPFIPKSVSANPSRRQAFIKDAHNLLDSEAQLLNHSGSDATLTLKSLQVQRTQQQFRTNWGTPPSGPKWRALVEEWQQKKIWREDVRFDETWSYLQERSDEIERLNAHLQRSESDLLTWLKSLSPKAEEVFYDPCHPQQSTDLLDTMANLYEQLGASDTGKKWLCEQYGKPTTLAGLALFNFSAELSALIDKISANFTTYGTIDDQGRQGDGSGQAHGVLSDATSEVSRASEVKSVLDLPSVQGSSLYKSLSEPGKRAFETLRAVVGQKAKDSWNLMAFVLLPALSTKFAPKVRIFAFSVTQVLVSTEISTQTRLILDTDFAKKNRKWQMQIAQLEQSIKGLQRTLSLPGKGPDKRSARIQLLGLEQKRETLNLRRPNEVIGSVVTETKITSVQTRQVNLWLTTLGQSELLDQLQLKAKSSAGYAARSRQWMNQELGGSLPVLVAGLNVWNFINSLDKAHNDGIFSEDELRTVGANAAYSANALMALWTVPAWNKWASMQGALRTRTTQLAKAGVSTWLKAGSAEFSVLARKLVLRTMGMAAFGAIAAGVEAWQVSNDIDKATSAGEGYALRTKQITLGLMSTVAGVQLVGSALGFWFGFAWVMSNPVTIIIALLGVIYLISSMVANQYKREGLRLWLYRSSWGKSPTWTHSDEHHKEELRTLKEICLRPSLAARASTLPYYGRGPRVYTGFWLQLLLPSELAGTAVKLKPAMVDSGWFSDSLMQGMADRFYDQFLEGHWAPIDQFGQPPAQRPNGPLPGDTLYPKDTQHRLWQTWIAYQRPPVLELEVRYPEQILESANGRGYMFRMDIGASSSEADLKRDAFSKEPNTDMVLSSQSTRWLPLQAPHASK from the coding sequence ATGAGCACGACAACCTCCGACAAAACCTTGCAGCAAGCCAAACGCAATCAGGCCTTTGAAAACAAGCCGGCGAATGCGAGTGGCCAATGCCCATTAAAAGCGGGCGAAATTGCAATCCACCCCGTTCGCTATGCAATTGACGAGTCACCGGCCCGCGGCAGCGCCCAGGGCCAAAATCCGCTACCCAACGGCTGGAACACCGGTCATCTACCGAAGCTCAAGACGCGCAGCTATACCTTGCGTCAACTCCGTGATGGTTGGCTATACGTGTGGGATGAAACGGATCGCATGCTTCACGAGTATCAGGTCAAGGGCCACCAATTCATTCGCCATCAGTGGGGTGGTGCGCAATTGGGCAAAGATGAACGAAACAATCCCGGTGCCAGCAAACCCTATCTGCTGTACCCGAAACGAAGCCGCCTGCTGATCGCCTACTCCCCCGTGCAGTGGACCTGGCGCCTATGCGAAAAAATGCGCAGCAACCCCCAGGAGCAAAAGCGCTGGATGCGCGCACTGAACTTGCCGCAATACTGCACCCAGATGCAGGCGGCACATGCCGCGGCTATCCGCGAAATAGGCAGTGCGGTCGCCGATATCCTGGCAGGAGGGGAAGCCCCGACGTTCAAGAGCTGTCTGGTAGCGGCGAATAAAGACGATACGTCCCGCCCCTGCAAGCCGCCGATAGACCAGGCTCTCATACTCGGCAGCGTGCCCGATCAGGACAGCGCCCTCTTCATTGCTCTGGACGACCCCATGGCCATCGTCGACGATCTGGCCATGAATCTACAGGGCCGCTGGTTGGAACTGGTAGCAGCAGACAAACAGCACGCCAACAAGATCAATAGCGCTACGGTCATTCAGGGACTTTGCGGCGTCAAGCTAGACCCTTTCATCCCCAAATCGGTATCAGCCAACCCAAGCCGCAGGCAAGCTTTCATCAAGGATGCTCACAACCTGCTCGATAGCGAAGCGCAGCTTCTCAATCACAGCGGCAGTGATGCGACCCTGACACTTAAATCGCTGCAGGTGCAGCGGACTCAACAGCAGTTCCGCACAAATTGGGGCACCCCACCTTCGGGGCCAAAATGGCGCGCCCTGGTAGAAGAATGGCAGCAGAAAAAGATTTGGCGCGAGGACGTTCGCTTCGATGAGACCTGGAGTTATCTGCAAGAGCGCTCCGATGAAATAGAGCGCCTCAATGCCCACCTCCAACGCAGCGAAAGCGACCTGCTCACCTGGCTGAAAAGCCTCAGCCCGAAAGCGGAAGAGGTTTTCTATGACCCCTGCCACCCGCAGCAATCGACCGACCTGCTGGACACCATGGCCAACCTGTATGAACAGTTGGGGGCGAGCGATACGGGTAAGAAATGGCTGTGCGAGCAGTACGGCAAACCCACTACGCTGGCAGGCCTGGCACTATTCAATTTCAGCGCTGAGCTTTCCGCACTGATCGACAAGATCTCCGCCAACTTCACCACCTACGGCACCATCGACGACCAAGGGCGGCAGGGCGACGGCAGCGGGCAGGCCCACGGCGTGCTTTCCGATGCCACCAGCGAAGTCAGCCGGGCCAGCGAGGTGAAATCGGTACTCGATCTGCCGAGTGTGCAAGGCAGCAGCCTTTACAAGAGCCTTTCCGAACCCGGCAAGCGTGCCTTCGAGACCTTGCGTGCAGTGGTGGGACAAAAAGCCAAGGACAGCTGGAACCTGATGGCCTTTGTTCTGCTACCTGCGTTAAGCACGAAATTTGCGCCCAAGGTTCGAATCTTCGCCTTCAGCGTCACTCAGGTCCTGGTTTCTACGGAAATCTCCACGCAGACGCGTTTGATTCTGGATACTGACTTCGCGAAGAAGAACCGTAAATGGCAAATGCAGATTGCCCAGCTAGAACAGAGCATCAAGGGTCTGCAACGCACTCTCTCTCTACCAGGTAAAGGCCCTGACAAACGCTCAGCGCGCATACAGTTGCTCGGGCTGGAACAAAAGCGCGAGACGCTGAACCTGCGAAGGCCTAATGAGGTAATCGGCAGCGTCGTCACCGAAACAAAGATCACTAGCGTACAAACTCGCCAAGTGAACCTGTGGCTCACGACACTGGGCCAATCAGAGCTGCTAGATCAGTTGCAGCTCAAAGCAAAAAGTTCGGCAGGTTACGCTGCCCGCAGTCGTCAGTGGATGAACCAGGAACTCGGCGGCAGCCTGCCCGTACTGGTCGCAGGGCTGAACGTTTGGAACTTCATCAACAGCCTGGATAAGGCACACAATGACGGCATTTTCAGTGAGGATGAGCTGCGCACGGTCGGGGCTAACGCCGCCTATTCCGCCAATGCACTGATGGCGCTCTGGACAGTACCGGCGTGGAACAAGTGGGCCAGTATGCAAGGGGCACTCAGAACACGAACAACACAGCTGGCGAAAGCAGGCGTCAGCACTTGGCTGAAAGCTGGAAGCGCAGAATTTTCGGTCTTGGCTCGTAAACTGGTGTTACGCACCATGGGCATGGCGGCATTCGGCGCTATCGCTGCGGGAGTGGAGGCTTGGCAGGTTTCCAATGATATCGATAAGGCCACAAGCGCTGGAGAAGGCTACGCGCTGCGTACGAAGCAAATCACTCTAGGCCTTATGTCAACAGTCGCAGGTGTCCAGTTAGTCGGCAGCGCATTGGGCTTCTGGTTCGGTTTTGCCTGGGTCATGTCCAATCCGGTGACCATCATCATCGCGCTGCTCGGCGTGATCTACCTAATCTCCAGCATGGTCGCCAATCAGTACAAACGTGAGGGTCTGCGGCTCTGGCTGTACCGCAGCAGTTGGGGTAAATCCCCCACTTGGACGCATAGCGACGAGCATCACAAAGAAGAACTGCGTACCCTGAAGGAAATCTGCCTACGCCCCAGTCTGGCAGCTCGCGCCTCCACCTTGCCTTATTATGGCCGTGGCCCCCGCGTCTATACCGGCTTCTGGCTACAGCTCCTGCTGCCGTCCGAACTGGCGGGAACAGCCGTCAAGCTGAAACCGGCCATGGTCGACAGCGGCTGGTTTTCCGATAGCCTGATGCAAGGCATGGCAGACAGGTTCTACGACCAGTTCCTCGAAGGCCACTGGGCGCCCATCGACCAATTTGGCCAACCGCCCGCACAGCGTCCCAATGGGCCGCTGCCCGGCGACACCCTCTACCCCAAGGACACACAGCATCGCCTATGGCAAACCTGGATCGCCTACCAGCGCCCCCCCGTGCTGGAATTGGAAGTTCGCTACCCGGAGCAGATCCTGGAAAGCGCCAACGGTCGGGGCTACATGTTCCGCATGGATATAGGCGCCTCATCCTCCGAGGCGGATCTGAAGAGAGATGCTTTCAGCAAGGAACCCAATACCGATATGGTGCTCTCTTCACAAAGTACCCGCTGGCTCCCCTTGCAGGCGCCTCATGCGAGTAAATGA
- a CDS encoding DUF2388 domain-containing protein, with the protein MSRILLPFFAASLLLSGGVSAASFTATTDMVVGGLINTVDATSDLTSSLRDDKLVLDARDDAARFVASEGDLRGAHLEAALQHIRSERPQLAASDLQLAQAILAL; encoded by the coding sequence ATGTCCCGAATCCTGCTCCCCTTTTTCGCTGCCAGCCTGCTGCTTAGCGGCGGCGTTTCGGCTGCCAGCTTCACCGCCACCACCGACATGGTGGTCGGCGGCCTGATCAACACCGTGGACGCTACCTCGGACCTCACCTCCTCCCTGCGCGATGACAAGCTGGTGCTCGATGCGCGCGATGACGCGGCACGCTTCGTCGCCAGCGAAGGCGATCTGCGCGGTGCGCATCTCGAAGCGGCGCTGCAGCATATCCGCAGCGAACGCCCGCAACTGGCGGCCAGCGATCTACAACTGGCCCAGGCGATTCTCGCCCTCTGA
- a CDS encoding DUF2388 domain-containing protein — protein sequence MHKLLLAAPLALVVVAGTAQAQTLIATSNIVVRALDRSINFTSDVTSRISDMKVVVEAREDAASFVASAGEIRGAHLEAAIGTLRNEFPAARNASDLQLAEAILAL from the coding sequence ATGCACAAGCTATTGCTCGCTGCCCCGCTGGCGCTGGTCGTCGTTGCGGGAACCGCTCAGGCGCAGACCCTCATCGCCACCAGCAACATCGTTGTGCGCGCCCTGGACCGAAGCATCAACTTCACCTCCGATGTGACCAGCCGCATCAGCGACATGAAAGTCGTCGTCGAAGCACGTGAAGACGCCGCCAGCTTCGTCGCCAGTGCCGGCGAAATCCGCGGCGCTCATCTGGAAGCCGCGATCGGCACGCTACGCAACGAATTCCCCGCAGCGCGCAACGCCAGCGACCTGCAACTGGCCGAAGCCATCCTCGCCCTGTGA
- a CDS encoding DUF4123 domain-containing protein, giving the protein MSRDFLLVDGVLRQDALQWLYGAGEPIEVIPLYNGTRWDDVKELGPILVGLDSHSSLLGEWRSSPSLQRQASRLQSSAALNDVADHLSEFITITDNLGSYSLFRFADPLVTSYWLNSYPPSAYQSLLGPISEWLVSLPPPRWAPSRAVEWQSYRSQPNSPRTEGKLNHLADDQVQALEQAYRRSFKERLYGWLIEDYPQTLSGLGEQERGQWLEQRLLDAEGWGLVNERSIAVWLERCACWGDDFATRSDSPYQAWLAETADAQKLPPERRIQALDEDCLAG; this is encoded by the coding sequence ATGAGCCGCGACTTTCTGCTCGTCGATGGAGTGCTTCGTCAGGACGCTCTGCAATGGCTTTATGGGGCAGGCGAGCCTATTGAGGTCATCCCTCTCTACAACGGCACCCGCTGGGATGACGTCAAAGAGCTCGGCCCAATTCTGGTTGGACTGGACAGCCATTCGTCCTTACTGGGTGAATGGCGAAGCAGCCCCTCTCTTCAGCGTCAGGCCAGCAGGCTACAAAGCTCGGCAGCACTGAACGATGTCGCCGATCACCTGAGCGAGTTCATCACCATCACAGACAATCTAGGCAGCTACAGCCTCTTCCGTTTCGCGGATCCGCTGGTGACCTCTTATTGGCTGAATAGCTACCCCCCATCCGCTTATCAAAGTCTTCTGGGCCCCATCAGCGAATGGCTCGTATCCCTACCCCCGCCCCGCTGGGCTCCCTCGCGTGCAGTCGAATGGCAGTCCTATCGCTCACAACCCAACAGCCCCAGGACGGAGGGCAAGCTCAACCATCTCGCCGATGATCAGGTTCAGGCGCTCGAACAGGCCTATCGGCGAAGCTTCAAGGAGCGGCTATACGGTTGGTTGATCGAAGACTACCCCCAAACCCTCTCCGGACTTGGCGAACAGGAGCGAGGCCAATGGCTGGAGCAACGCCTGCTTGATGCCGAAGGCTGGGGACTGGTCAACGAGCGGAGCATTGCGGTCTGGCTCGAGCGCTGCGCCTGCTGGGGCGATGACTTCGCTACACGCTCCGACAGCCCTTACCAGGCCTGGTTAGCCGAGACCGCAGACGCCCAGAAACTACCGCCAGAGCGGCGTATTCAAGCCCTGGATGAAGACTGCCTTGCCGGCTAA
- a CDS encoding Hcp family type VI secretion system effector, which yields MPTPAYLSLEGTKQGLITAGTFTEDSVGNIFQEGHEDQILVQAFQHQVIIPRDPQSGQPTGQRVHKPLMITKVFDKSSPLIFNALTSGERLNKCRLEWYRTSSTGTQEHYYTIELEDAVIVDVQSRMPNCQDPNMSHFTHLEDVYFTYRKIVWTHEVSGTSGSDDWRTPIAG from the coding sequence ATGCCAACACCCGCATACCTGTCCCTCGAAGGCACTAAGCAAGGCCTGATTACCGCCGGTACCTTCACCGAGGACTCGGTGGGTAACATTTTCCAGGAAGGTCATGAAGACCAGATTCTGGTGCAGGCTTTCCAGCATCAGGTCATCATCCCGCGCGACCCACAGTCCGGTCAGCCCACCGGCCAGCGCGTGCACAAGCCACTGATGATCACCAAGGTGTTCGACAAGTCGTCGCCGCTGATCTTCAACGCCCTGACTTCTGGCGAGCGCCTGAACAAGTGCCGTCTGGAGTGGTACCGAACTTCCTCGACTGGCACTCAGGAGCACTACTACACCATCGAGCTGGAAGATGCGGTGATCGTCGACGTGCAGTCGCGCATGCCCAACTGCCAGGACCCGAACATGTCCCATTTCACCCATCTGGAAGACGTGTACTTCACCTACCGCAAGATCGTCTGGACCCATGAAGTCTCCGGCACCTCCGGCTCCGACGACTGGCGCACCCCGATCGCTGGCTGA
- a CDS encoding DUF2388 domain-containing protein encodes MRSFSIAILLLAFFASSVQALDVTTAGVVQASYVSSQLTSAPFDNKLISDARDDAADFVASDGQHVAARLQAAMLRLRQAYPELAASDLELAEAILVQ; translated from the coding sequence ATGCGTTCGTTTTCCATCGCCATTCTGCTTCTCGCTTTCTTCGCCAGCTCGGTCCAGGCCCTCGATGTCACCACCGCAGGCGTCGTGCAGGCCAGCTACGTCAGCAGCCAGCTGACCAGCGCGCCCTTCGACAACAAGCTGATCAGCGACGCTCGCGATGATGCCGCGGACTTCGTCGCCAGCGACGGGCAGCACGTTGCGGCACGCCTGCAGGCGGCCATGTTGCGCCTGCGCCAGGCATACCCGGAGCTTGCTGCCAGCGATCTGGAACTGGCCGAAGCGATCCTCGTCCAATAA